A stretch of Lactuca sativa cultivar Salinas chromosome 6, Lsat_Salinas_v11, whole genome shotgun sequence DNA encodes these proteins:
- the LOC111895161 gene encoding uncharacterized protein LOC111895161 gives MATSSRKSNAPVLPLTSKFHRSGSPSGRFGSRSSAFAAEVSSPFASSTSSSFYSSPSSSHVYSRPTSPTRVNLHGFAPVTSSAVRFSLASRSGSPNRSMAMSSRDQVVRKQNAGNPLKNLPKKTCMCSPTTHPGSFRCSLHKNYNSTQAMTYSPNRLNARRSAMTNSLVRIATVEGGDLVKRALAALIRPSSHQQRRRSAFEPRPSRLSIMSKADDL, from the coding sequence ATGGCGACATCTTCTAGAAAATCAAATGCACCGGTTTTGCCGTTGACATCGAAGTTCCACCGTTCAGGTTCTCCGTCCGGAAGATTCGGAAGTCGCTCATCGGCGTTTGCAGCTGAGGTCTCATCGCCCTTTGCGTCATCAACGAGTTCCAGCTTCTATTCGTCTCCGTCTTCGAGTCATGTTTACAGTCGACCGACTTCGCCGACGCGCGTGAACCTCCACGGATTCGCTCCGGTGACTTCGTCGGCGGTGAGATTCTCGTTGGCAAGCAGATCCGGATCTCCCAACCGGTCGATGGCGATGAGTTCTCGAGATCAGGTTGTTCGAAAACAGAACGCTGGAAATCCACTGAAGAATTTACCGAAGAAGACGTGTATGTGTTCGCCTACGACGCATCCAGGATCGTTTCGGTGTAGTCTCCACAAGAATTATAATAGCACACAAGCGATGACGTACTCTCCAAATCGGTTGAATGCTCGTAGATCTGCGATGACGAATTCATTAGTGCGAATCGCTACAGTCGAAGGTGGAGATCTGGTGAAGAGAGCTTTAGCTGCCTTGATCCGACCGTCGTCGCACCAACAGCGGCGGAGATCGGCGTTTGAGCCTCGACCAAGCCGTCTCTCCATCATGTCCAAGGCCGACGACTTATGA